GGTACTTCTTTGAAAACCACATACATCATCCGAGCCACATCTTGGGACATTATAAAGGCCTCACCACTGCAGTAATCTGGGTAGTATTTTTCTGGGTACTCACTAAGAGGGACAAAGTCTCTGTTCTGAGGATCTCTATTGGGTGTAACCTGATGAATAACCCGTCCTACATAGATATCTTCTAGGTGTTCTTTCAGATTGAGAAGATAGTCTACCAGGCTTGGTAAATTGACAAACATCTCTTCATCCACCTTGAGAATGAACAGGGCATTAGGGCAGAAAGCCACAGCCCACTGTATCATTGCAATGATCTTCAGGGTTTGGTTCTCAGAACTGTCCAAGAAGATTCCTTCAATTATATCATTATTCTTACGGGACTCTTCGTTGATCTCTTTCTGGGTAGTTACTGAAACAGGCATTCCCAAAGCAAACAGTGTGAGAATGGGATGCCCTTGGACACTGGTCACATTGCCCCAAGTTTTCCTAATGAGGTCCCGTCTTGTTCCATTTCCTGGGCTGCTGAAGATAAGAGACAGCAAAAAAATGTTCTTCCCTTTACATATTGCCGACTGGCTCAGGACATAATATTTGGAGAGATTACTTCTTAGGGGTTCGATGTTCAATTTTCTTGCCTTATTCTTAATTTCAAGAACTTTCATATCTATATAAGGCAAAGAATGCAGAAAGTATTCCTCCACAAAGTCAGCCCCAAAAAGCAAGGCGTGAAATAGGATGACATTAAATAGAATGAAACACCACTGGTGAGTCCGAAGTCTGCAGAAAGTCACCTAAAAAGGAAAAGGACACGTGTTCATTCAGGCTTCATCTCTATTCCTGTTTTTGCTCTCACTGAGCCCTATACGGACCTCTCACAGCATTTAGCAGTACACTCTATTTTAAGTGTTTAttgtgatatattattattatctatttCTTCCACTAGATTGTGGTCTCCTGGACAGCAGGCATCGTGTCTCTGTCTTCTCCAGTGCTGCTGATTCCAGTATTTGGCACAAAGTGAACACTGTGTAAAGTGTTAGTTGGTTGTTTTCTTGCTTGTTTGGATAAAAGCTTACTTACTATGTACAAGGCACTGTCTTGGACATTGGGATTACCAAGAAGAATTGGACACAGACACATGGATATAACTTAACAAGTGGTATCACAGTGATAAAAACCTGTAGGAAAATACATGATGTTCTTTCTTGAATGGGAGCACCTGGATCCATTTCTTCTCTAATTACAAAAGTCAGGGGCTATTTTTCCATGAAGTGGCTGCTTTTGTTAGCCATGACACCCTGGCTACTATCAAATATTTACATTCTTCTAGTATGACTTTCCAATTTAATCTAATACTGAATCAGAGTTTGTTTTGACAATGTCTCCTAATCTATCTGACATTTCCGTCAATATGGACAGATTACTGCTATCTGCATAGCACCTCTTCAGAGATGTAAGACAGACCTAGGCCAAGCGTACTCTACCTCATCAACACAGATGGAAACTTTCTGTCTGAAAGGGCATGTGCAGAATTGTAGTATAACAGAGCCAGGGaacattaaatgaattaaatccCTTTTCATTGGATCTTCGATCAATAAAGCCTCCCATAATAATTGTTACCTCCTATTATGCACTTGcttttgtgccaggcattgtgataAGCACTTTTATGTGTCTTAACTCATTTAGCCCTGGTAATATCCCTTTCAGATAAGTTATTTTCATAATTAAGCTGAGCATCTGAGTAGCTTAATAGCTtagcaatttgcccaaggtcacacagtgggtAAGAGGTTGGGATAGGGCATGATTTGAACTCAAATCTATCAGATTCCAAagctcagtcttttttttttttttttttttttgagacggagtctcactctgtcgctcaggctggaatgcagtggtgtgatcttagctcactgcaacctccgcctccggggttcaagggattctcatgcctcagcctcctgagtagctgggatttcaggcgtctgccaccacgcccggctaattttggtatttttggtagagatggggttttgcaatgttggccaggctggtttcaaactcctgatctcaggtgatccgcccacctcggcctcccaaagtgctgggattacaggtgacagccaccgtgcccaaccccaAAGCTCACTCTTAACCATTGGAGAATCACAATTCCTATCTTtacttatctctttctctttctttctttttcttttcttttctttctttctttcctttctttctctttctttctctctccctctctctttctttccctccctccctcccttcttccttgctctctctttctttctctttatttttgagacagagtctcactctgcagcccaggctggactgcagtggcatgatcttggctcactgcaacctccgtctcccaggttcaagcgattctcctgcctcagcctcccaggtagctgggattacaggcatgcaccaccactcccagccaatttttgtatttttagtagagacggggtttcaccatattggttaggctggtcttgaactcctgacctcaggtgatccgcctgcctcggcctcccaaagtgctgagatgacaggcgtgagccaccgcgcctggcccccgtGTCCTTTAAACAgtcaaaaaacacaacaaaacaaaaaaaacccagcaattATAATCTGAActcctttccattttctcatttacacatagaaaaaaatttcacttcCTCAAAGCCTATTTTACTAGATATCAAATGCTTTAAAGATTGTAAGACACTTACTTGCATGTTGCCTGTGAGCAATTTCAGGGTCTTAGAAATTATTGAGTCCAGATGCCAGTTATGCCCAAACACATCTCAGGATCACTCCAGTCTAACAGCAATTGCAGTAAAGTACTTTGTGCCTCAACCTTTGAGGATAAGGTTTCTTGCCAATCAACCTGAGCTTTTATCCTAAATACCTGCTGATTGCATAGGAGAGTGGGTGCTGATCATGTTACAGCTAGAGTGAATCCAGAACAAAGAATAGACAAAGCAAACCTCTTCAAATGCTTCCAACCCTGTGTACTTCATGAAACTGACCCCATCTTTATGCTGAGTTCCTGGTAAAGTGTGTGTGGAAGTTCAAAGAACAGTTACCCAGATCACTTCTCCATAGCATCACTGCGCAAGTAGATATATCctacactttttttttggagtgcATCTCAAGAAACCAAACAGCTGGAGTAATGCCTGCTCCCTGGTACATACACATGCAAAAACTGTACTAGACATAGAGGAGTATTTTTCATCCCTAGTGGGTGCATTATTTTCTCCCAAAGAAACATCATATGGTGAGGTCTGGTGTATGGCTCATTGGGAAGGATTCAGAATCCCTAGTATGGGCTATGCAAGCACTTTACTAAATCAATTTTAAGTCATCTAAACTAC
The nucleotide sequence above comes from Symphalangus syndactylus isolate Jambi chromosome 3, NHGRI_mSymSyn1-v2.1_pri, whole genome shotgun sequence. Encoded proteins:
- the B3GALT9 gene encoding beta-1,3-galactosyltransferase 9, which produces MAPAVKEKQPRRGSLTGERLPVLPASSPRVPQLRGARRKRLHFRSPPGGGWWETRPGVGVERRASWDAERVLRGPHGDRVTFCRLRTHQWCFILFNVILFHALLFGADFVEEYFLHSLPYIDMKVLEIKNKARKLNIEPLRSNLSKYYVLSQSAICKGKNIFLLSLIFSSPGNGTRRDLIRKTWGNVTSVQGHPILTLFALGMPVSVTTQKEINEESRKNNDIIEGIFLDSSENQTLKIIAMIQWAVAFCPNALFILKVDEEMFVNLPSLVDYLLNLKEHLEDIYVGRVIHQVTPNRDPQNRDFVPLSEYPEKYYPDYCSGEAFIMSQDVARMMYVVFKEVPMMVPADAFVGICAKSIGLIPIHSSRFSGKRHIRYNRCCYKFIFTSSEIADPEMPLAWKEINDGKECTPFETYYGLISCKLLTYLDSFKRFHMGTIKNNLMYFAD